AAGtttagttatttttcttttccttttgctCAAATACAGCCAAATACTCCCAGCGATTAAACATATTAACAATCCCAATCCTATACCTACATGAGTGCGTCAATAATAGTTCAGTGATATGTCGATTTCCAGGAAAATACTTAAATGCCCATAAGGACTTTTTCACTAGTATATAAATTACTATCTACATACTTAGAGTTGTAAGCAGGAGAATGGGAGCATACCAAGAGCGGCTTTTAGTGTTGGAAATGTCTTTTTGAGCGGTACATTTTCGTAGAACCAGTCCCGCCTTCATTAACGACCAAGGATGCTGCATCAAAAACGCGATTCTAACTACTTAACATATCCAATAATGTAAAGATCAATCTGACTTTTTAACTTCAATTTAATCATTAATCCATACCTTGGCATCCCGGGCTCAAATAAGGATTCCCCTCAAAACCTGGGTTGCAAATGCAGTGATACCCAGGAACTTTGTCAGAACTGCTACAAGTACTATTTCCCTGGCATGCATAACTGGCTAACTCCCTCGGTGTAATTTTATCACATGCCTTGTTCCCTATTGCCCAATCAAGCACAATAGGTATATCTTTCGCCTTCTTTTTAAAATTCGCAACGGTCAAATCTGATACACTAAACGTGTATTTATCAGATTCGCCTATAAATGAATAACTACAGGGATTAAAAGTAAGCGTACCCACATTCTTGGAATGCGATGAATCAATTACGTTCAAAAATCTCCTTAATACTTTGTGTACTGTTGTTTGACAGCACCCAGTTCCATTACAAGATCCATCTTTCAAATTTTCCGTAGGGGTACAAACTGTAGGACAAGTTGTGTTGATCATCAAAGGTGACTCCAAAAGGTACCCCAAAGAATAGCAGCCGACACCGAAAAAACTGTTCTTTGTATATGAAACTGTGTATGGGGTTTTATTGAAGTTCATCCAATCTGGAGATTCACTCAAAATAAATTCACCAGTTTCAGAGTCGGAACACATTATAGCCGGCTTGCTCTTAACGCGGACTTCCATTTCTGATATGCTGATAACTTCAATCATGTTATAAACACCTGAAGTTAGGTTCTGACCGGCTCTTATGAAGGGTTTAGGAGTTGGATAAGTGGTGTCGCAGGTAATATTGTAAGCAAGATATCCAGCTCCAGCACGAGAACAACCATTCTCAGATGGACCTATACCAAATGGATATGGAATTGTAACATCACCGCATTTTTCTTGGCAACCTGGTTTCCCCTGCACAATTGAAGTCGATGATGATGTTGCCAAGGTTAGCCATGAGAACTGTAAGAACAGAAAAAATTGCAGAAACATTATAGATTGATGATAACTGATAAGAGATATCGGGATCTGTTTAGAAGGTTAATTAGAATGTTAACGATTGAAGGCGAGACATGTTCAGAAACTAGTAGGTGGAGGAGTAGTCATAAACTCGTACACTTTGATTCATTCTCTGGACAGTTCAGAGTTGACAGGGATACGGAGCCAACTAATAGACGTGACTACTAGTCTAGTGCTTGGtcaaaacaaaaaccaaatgGGCTATATTGTTTTGGGCTGCACCGGAACAAACTTGTGCAGCCGAGTAATGTTAAGTTTCCAACGTGCAACActcttaaaatcaaagaaaatattagTGCATCGGATCGGAAGAACGTGCGTTAATGTTTGAGTGACACCTGGAGTTCCTCCAAACCCTTCAGTAGCTCAGACTTATAAAATAAGCAAAAGTGCTCAAAAAAACATATATAGTTACTGAAGCGGCAAGAGGAACTCTAGGTGACGCCAAACTACAACTAAGCTGCTGCATTCTGAACGGTACACCGGAAAGAAGAGTGATGAATTGCATGAGTGATGTCCAACTAATATCTTACTCACATTTATTTATATAGGTCAAGGAAACCTACTGCTTACTTGATGTTGTATTGTGCTAAAAAAAAGATCCGATGTTAAAAGTTACTCCGAACAAGTTGATAAATGAACCTAGACGTATTACGAGCCAAATTGCAGTGGGTCAGATTGAACTTAGTCCTTTTCTAGGACTTGGTTATAAATATGGGAATGCAACAAAGGTGAATGAGATTCTTGATCACTTTTGTGAAGATAGTTGAATGAGCTTCAACTATCTCAATCCATCTCTTTATATCTTTCATCTCTGatacttttattcttcttctagagttttcgaaattttgttccactgattttaagttttaagtgACCAGCAGGGAAAAGATTTGTCTTTGCAAGTTGAGGATCTACCAGAAGCCGGGGATATTTACGTGGAAACTTatgaaaattaaagaaaaaaaggtTCCATTGCAgtttcatgaaaaaaaaaatgaaaattcaaaCGAAAAAAAGATTCCATTGCCGGGATTTGAACCCGGGTCGCCTGGGTGAAAGCCAGGTATCCTAACCGGGCTGGACTACAATGGattgttgttgaagtttgttTTCATTACGATATATAGGGATGATTTGGTTACCTAACCTTTTTAAACTTTTCTCCGGCAGGTGTAATTTTTCAGATGAAAAGTCTGGTAGGTAAATGTCATATACGCAGCATGAATTAATCTTAAGTTGGGTCAGGTGAAGCAGGTCCCCAGGAGGCGTTCTTGCGCTGCATTCATCTTTGATGATTTTTGAGTTTTTGATTTTATTCAGTTTCGAACCATACCATCGAAGGCACACGTGACCTCATCGTCTATATTTAAAGCTTAAGCAACATACATTATCACAAGGGCTGATCATATCAGAAGGAAAGCAAAGCATACATAATTATATTAAACACCCAGAAAAGATTAGAAAGACCGaaagcttttattttttttagcaaAATAGAAATGAGAATGTTTGAGGATTCTCTCAAATGGTGGCCTCGACCGCCGCAAATTTAAAGAACCATTAAAATGTATTGCGTGGGAGGATCGGCATATCAAACTCAGTTTCCCTTCGGACTGCATAAGAAGTTCCTGACTTGATAAACAAAC
This is a stretch of genomic DNA from Papaver somniferum cultivar HN1 chromosome 1, ASM357369v1, whole genome shotgun sequence. It encodes these proteins:
- the LOC113275685 gene encoding wall-associated receptor kinase 1-like, producing the protein MNQPLNIFHGSDTITETSVLSPRVWVRFEDLDVYEKFAKKSHLITITEVKRAFPFRDDDTINIIPILLKSGMLDGHLVCIVADVAGLVPNSELARFDPNFSWLTLATSSSTSIVQGKPGCQEKCGDVTIPYPFGIGPSENGCSRAGAGYLAYNITCDTTYPTPKPFIRAGQNLTSGVYNMIEVISISEMEVRVKSKPAIMCSDSETGEFILSESPDWMNFNKTPYTVSYTKNSFFGVGCYSLGYLLESPLMINTTCPTVCTPTENLKDGSCNGTGCCQTTVHKVLRRFLNVIDSSHSKNVGTLTFNPCSYSFIGESDKYTFSVSDLTVANFKKKAKDIPIVLDWAIGNKACDKITPRELASYACQGNSTCSSSDKVPGYHCICNPGFEGNPYLSPGCQGMD